DNA sequence from the Sphingobacteriales bacterium genome:
GGAACCTGCCCCGCCGTTGCCGGAACGGACAAAAAGTTTTACGTAGTCAATAAAATTGGAATCCATATTGGCATATCAATTTAAAGGAACAAAGATAGCTTTTAATAAAGACCGAAAAGGGCTTAGAATATAAAGAATTCATTATCAGTGCTGACTGAAGTTTTAAATCGTAAGTGCGTGACCGAATTTAACGTTGAAATCTGAGCACCAGACTATGATATAACTGTAAGATGCCGTATTATTAGTACGGTAATAGAAATTGCCATCGATTCCTTTTAAAGGTCCCAAATCCATATATCCACCGGATATCACATTGTCCAGATCATTCACCAGATACACATCCAGATTCGGACCATCATCAGTCTTAAAATTCTTAAATTCGTAAACAATTGAGTCTGATTTTGTCCAGACTAACAGCTGCCCTGTCGTAGGATGAGCATCAGATTCAAAAGTTCTTGTAGAGAGGAGTGTAAAACCTGTTGCATCAAACGGGTCTGTTACCACGGTGCTATTTGCATCTTTTTTGCAAGATGTTAAAACAAACGTTCCCAATAATAGAATGAGAGTTGAAACAAGAAATGATTTGCGCATGTTATTTCTTGTAAAAGTCAAGATAAAATTGACAAATATCAATAAGTAGATTGTTATTAAATGTTAGTTGATGTCGAGTTTTACACCAAAGGGGGCATATGTTAGATGCTATTCTTTACCACGGTCTTCAGTGCTTCGAAAATCTCATCAATAGTGCCGACACCATCCAGTTCGACTACCTTATCCGATTTTTTGTAGTGATCTGCGACCTGAGCAGTTTCTTTTAAGTATACTTTAAACCGATTGCGAATGATTTCATCGTCCAGGTCATCTGCCCTGCCGGAGGTCTTGCCCCGCTCCTTAATGCGTTTTACAATCTCATCTTCCGGAACATCCAGTGCCAAAACCAGCGAAATGGAGGTGTCTTTTAAATCCAATAATTTATCGAGCGCTTCCGCCTGTGGTTGTGTGCGGGGAAATCCGTCAAAGATGAAACCATCCACCTTTCCGGCATATTCATCCAGCTTATTGGATAGCATGCCGATGGTGACTTCATCCGGTACCAGCTCGCCCTTATCCATGTATTTTTTGGCTTCCAAGCCAAGTGGCGTTTCATTTTTCAGTTCAGAGCGAAACAGGTCGCCGGTGGAAATATGCAATAAATTAAATGCTTCTGCAATCTTCACCGCCTGTGTGCCCTTGCCGCTTCCCGGCGGACCAAATAAAATAAGATTGATCATTATAGTTAAAATTCTATGCTCAAAGATAACTAAAAGCAAACGCTCTGTTATTTCGATAAGATTAAGGAATTGTTTTATGAAATAAGCCTGAATTTTCATTAAAGCAGTTACAGTATGATAATAATCATTTGAAAAGGATAAAAAATGATATAACTTTACTTGTAAATAAAAATGGATTATGAAAACGATCTTAGTTCCTGTTGATTTTTCAGAAACGGCCAATAAAGCGCTGACCATAGCAAAAGATATAGCAAAGAAGACCAATGCGTCCCTGCATCTGGCTAATTTTTATTCCATACCGGTAGCGGACTATTCCTATCCGGATATCAGTATGCCGGGAGAAATCATGGAGCAGATAAGGATTGCTGCGCTGAAAGGTATGGAACTGCTGACAGACGGATTAAAGGAAGAAGGCGTACAGGCGGAGTCTACCGTTAAGATGGGATTGGCAACAGATGGGATAATAGATATCGCGGAGGAGTTAAATGTCGATTTGATTGTGATGGGCACCACCGGTGCCAGCGGAATATTGAATAAATTAATCGGCAGCAATGCTTCCAGCGTG
Encoded proteins:
- a CDS encoding DM13 domain-containing protein codes for the protein MVTDPFDATGFTLLSTRTFESDAHPTTGQLLVWTKSDSIVYEFKNFKTDDGPNLDVYLVNDLDNVISGGYMDLGPLKGIDGNFYYRTNNTASYSYIIVWCSDFNVKFGHALTI
- a CDS encoding adenylate kinase, coding for MINLILFGPPGSGKGTQAVKIAEAFNLLHISTGDLFRSELKNETPLGLEAKKYMDKGELVPDEVTIGMLSNKLDEYAGKVDGFIFDGFPRTQPQAEALDKLLDLKDTSISLVLALDVPEDEIVKRIKERGKTSGRADDLDDEIIRNRFKVYLKETAQVADHYKKSDKVVELDGVGTIDEIFEALKTVVKNSI